In a genomic window of Mesoplasma tabanidae:
- the gap gene encoding type I glyceraldehyde-3-phosphate dehydrogenase, whose protein sequence is MSKKVAINGFGRIGRLTFRQLFNQGVEIVAVNDLTDTKTLAYLLEFDSAQGKFQEGKISYTDNSIIVDGKEIKIFAERNAADLPWGKLGIDLVIESTGFYTDKDKASAHLTAGAKKVIISAPATGEMKTIVYGVNHKNLSAEDVIISGASCTTNCLSPVAKIMDEKFGIVKGKMVTVHAVTNDQKLLDLPHGDLRRGRAAAWNIVPSTTGAAKAVSLVLPNLKGKLDGYALRVPTITGSITDVTLQLSKKTTVEEINATVEATIKADAELSKAIKFNTQEIVSGDTIGSSFGSIFDATLTKITEVDGEQLVTVCAWYDNESSYVSQLVRTTIYFMGL, encoded by the coding sequence ATGTCAAAAAAAGTTGCAATTAACGGATTCGGAAGAATTGGACGTTTAACATTTAGACAATTATTCAACCAAGGAGTTGAAATCGTTGCTGTTAACGATTTAACAGATACAAAAACATTAGCTTACTTATTAGAATTTGACTCAGCACAAGGAAAATTCCAAGAAGGAAAAATTTCATACACAGATAACTCAATTATTGTTGATGGAAAAGAAATTAAAATCTTTGCTGAAAGAAATGCAGCTGATTTACCTTGAGGTAAATTAGGAATCGATTTAGTAATCGAATCAACAGGATTTTACACAGACAAAGATAAAGCATCAGCACACTTAACAGCTGGAGCAAAAAAAGTTATTATTTCAGCACCTGCAACAGGAGAAATGAAAACAATCGTTTATGGTGTGAACCATAAAAACTTATCAGCAGAAGATGTAATTATTTCAGGAGCTTCATGTACAACAAACTGTTTATCACCAGTTGCAAAAATTATGGATGAAAAATTTGGAATTGTTAAAGGAAAAATGGTTACTGTTCATGCTGTAACAAATGATCAAAAATTATTAGACTTACCTCATGGTGACTTAAGAAGAGGGCGTGCTGCTGCATGAAACATTGTTCCTTCAACAACTGGAGCAGCTAAGGCAGTTTCATTAGTATTACCAAACTTAAAAGGTAAATTAGATGGATACGCATTACGTGTACCAACAATTACAGGATCAATAACAGATGTTACTTTACAATTAAGCAAAAAAACAACTGTTGAAGAAATTAATGCAACTGTTGAAGCAACAATTAAAGCTGATGCTGAATTATCAAAAGCAATTAAATTTAATACACAAGAAATTGTTTCAGGAGATACAATCGGATCATCATTCGGTTCAATCTTTGATGCAACATTAACAAAAATTACTGAAGTTGATGGTGAACAATTAGTTACTGTTTGTGCATGATATGACAATGAGTCATCATATGTTTCACAATTAGTAAGAACAACAATTTACTTCATGGGATTATAA
- a CDS encoding AAA family ATPase, whose amino-acid sequence MDIQIFKDNKVIAKLIENSKNEIYKITDDVLKENFIILFEFVSDYTECSIGPLKECKQRIRGRQLDLTFKNSNFYLSSTPCAHFEYENKNQAIKNNYIYKDFSVDQFPKTIKNYLEDLRTENFFSEEEIEERELTIQNAGKLIVNYIDDKKNLDRKNIKGIYLYGNPGIGKTTIFKTLANEAAKREAKIFFCTAPDIIEKCKEQFSRNSNSPIPYIDQMKKSDILFIDDFAGEMVSSWTRDNLWYIILNYRMNRKKLTFISSNFTLYELDKIYNISKNNKEIELMKVARLKERITTLTTFFTLSGKHSKRT is encoded by the coding sequence ATGGATATTCAAATTTTTAAAGATAATAAAGTTATTGCAAAATTAATTGAAAATAGTAAAAATGAAATTTATAAAATAACAGATGATGTTTTGAAAGAAAATTTTATTATTTTATTTGAATTTGTATCTGATTATACTGAATGTTCAATTGGGCCATTAAAAGAATGCAAACAAAGAATTAGAGGTAGGCAATTAGATTTGACTTTTAAAAATTCAAATTTTTATTTAAGTTCAACACCTTGTGCTCATTTTGAATATGAAAATAAAAATCAAGCGATTAAAAACAATTATATATACAAAGATTTTAGCGTTGATCAATTTCCAAAAACAATTAAAAATTATTTAGAAGATTTAAGAACTGAAAATTTTTTTAGTGAAGAAGAGATTGAAGAGAGAGAATTAACAATTCAGAACGCAGGAAAATTGATTGTCAATTATATTGATGATAAAAAAAATCTAGATAGAAAAAATATAAAAGGAATATATTTATATGGTAACCCTGGTATTGGCAAAACAACAATTTTTAAAACATTAGCTAATGAAGCAGCTAAAAGAGAAGCAAAAATTTTCTTTTGTACAGCACCAGACATAATAGAAAAATGTAAAGAACAATTTAGTAGAAATTCTAATTCACCAATTCCTTATATTGATCAAATGAAAAAATCTGATATTTTATTTATTGATGATTTTGCTGGTGAAATGGTTTCAAGTTGAACAAGAGACAATCTATGATATATCATTTTAAACTATAGAATGAATAGGAAAAAACTTACTTTTATATCTTCAAATTTTACACTATATGAATTAGATAAAATTTACAATATAAGTAAAAATAATAAAGAAATTGAACTTATGAAAGTAGCTAGATTAAAAGAAAGAATAACAACTTTAACAACATTTTTCACACTATCAGGAAAACACTCAAAAAGAACATAA